In the genome of Electrophorus electricus isolate fEleEle1 chromosome 26, fEleEle1.pri, whole genome shotgun sequence, one region contains:
- the fam163a gene encoding protein FAM163A, with the protein MTAGTVVITGGILAAVILLCIIVVLCYCRLQYYCCKKDGSDPDSTSCSQTQLARDASSLPRVDGAGVAPLPLSPRSAPAGAFCPVCSPYGSSLYIRTPGEACNGAMRIAYTPAHHDSLSLSLTLPSTHGALPNSHTLPDFYSSTRAISTEV; encoded by the exons ATGACAGCGGGAACTGTTGTCATAACTGGAGGAATCCTCGCAGCAGTGATCCTGCTGTGTATCATCGTGGTGCTGTGTTACTGTCGACTCCAG TATTACTGCTGTAAGAAGGATGGGTCGGATCCCGACTCCACTTCCTGCTCTCAGACCCAGTTGGCCCGCGATGCCAGCAGTCTTCCCCGGGTGGACGGTGCCGGAGTTGCCCCGCTGCCTCTGTCACCCAGATCTGCCCCGGCTGGTGCCTTCTGCCCCGTCTGTTCGCCCTATGGTTCCTCGCTCTACATCCGCACTCCGGGTGAGGCGTGCAATGGGGCCATGCGCATCGCGTACACGCCCGCCCACCACGACAGCTTGTCCCTGTCCCTCACGCTGCCCTCCACACACGGCGCCCTGCCGAACTCGCACACCCTGCCGGACTTCTACTCCAGCACACGCGCCATCAGCACTGAGGTCTGA
- the nphs2 gene encoding podocin gives MFLMEKSEMERRTELVLPAHLPRHVRTKRDTPAAARERRHRGHRSVKVQEAPRRKDRVRSEKTGHEDTARDKPGASSSTVINVDSVREKTREEDEELLGLLQSDEDEALKPHSFGVCELLLIVAALTAVIFFFPVSLWFCVKIVREHERAVVFRLGHLLQRKPRGAGLLFYLPILDVCQKVDIRLKMLKVPLHTVVTKDLVCTEVSAVCYYRIENACVCCSSVAGVTEELQALVQVSIREVLAHHSFTHILQNRSTLAQEIQVVLDSIACRWGIKVEAAHMEDVQLPPELQHNFAVEAEAKRQAQIRLIAAEGEKAACEVLRASVDTLSSSPLAVQLRLLQLLHTLRSDQPAVLLNLPSDLLSQPLQLSTTASSTNQNCPVDDTSQETAKDSPMM, from the exons ATGTTTCTTATGGAaaagagtgagatggagagaagaacagaactgGTATTGCCGGCACATCTTCCAAGACACGTCAGGACCAAGCGGGATACGCCAGCCGCGGCCAGAGAGAGGAGGCACAGGGGGCACAGGTCTGTGAAGGTCCAAGAGGCTCCCAGGAGGAAGGATAGGGTGAGGAGCGAGAAGACAGGCCACGAGGACACTGCCCGAGACAAACCGGGAGCATCCAGCAGCACGGTGATCAATGTGGACAGCGTGAGAGAGAAGACAagagaggaggacgaggagctACTGGGTCTGTTGCAGAGCGATGAAGATGAAG CTTTAAAGCCACACAGTTTCGGAGTTTGCGAGCTGCTACTCATAGTCGCCGCTCTGACCGCGGTCATATTCTTCTTTCCCGTTTCACTTTGGTTCTGCGTGAAG ATCGTGAGAGAGCATGAGCGTGCAGTGGTCTTCAGGCTGGGTCACCTGCTGCAGAGGAAGCCCAGGGGAGCAG GTCTGCTTTTTTACCTGCCCATTTTGGATGTTTGTCAGAAAGTCGATATACGACTGAAAATGCTGAAGGTTCCCCTTCACACG GTGGTTACGAAGGACCTGGTGTGTACAGAGGTGAGTGCCGTTTGCTACTATCGCATCGagaatgcgtgcgtgtgctgcTCCTCCGTGGCGGGGGTTACCGAGGAACTGCAGGCTCTCGTGCAGGTTTCCATCAGGGAAGTGCTAGCCCATCACTCCTTCACTCATATACTGCAGAACAGGAGCACCCTTGCCCAGGAGATCCAG GTTGTACTAGATTCCATTGCCTGCAGGTGGGGAATCAAGGTAGAGGCAGCTCATAT GGAGGACGTGCAACTTCCTCCTGAGCTTCAGCATAATTTTGCTGTCGAGGCTGAAGCAAAGAGGCAAGCTCAAATCAGA CTGATtgcagcagagggagagaaggcagCGTGTGAGGTTCTCAGGGCCTCTGTCGATACTCTCTCAAGCTCCCCTCTGGCTGTCCAACTACGgctcctccagcttctccacACGCTGCGCTCAGATCAGCCTGCTGTGCTCCTCAACCTCCCATCTGACCTCCTCAGCCAACCCCTGCAGCTGTCAACTACAGCCAGCTCCACCAATCAGAACTGTCCCGTGGATGATACCTCACAGGAAACAGCTAAAGATTCCCCTATGATGTAA
- the tdrd5 gene encoding tudor domain-containing protein 5, with amino-acid sequence MAQDELLSGLKKDLRSLLVSAKRGLSPEQLRRDYLCMLGQAVPLRRLGFRSMLDMVKQMPDVVQLDYAVDGSVLLKAIGDETTKGIEELVSKQRDRKSRSSARKGASPSGYPSRQRPLALPRCGPAPPAIPAQLRSQLKRLLLHGPVGLSELEARYTACFGRPLQVTHYGFYSIAEMLAAASDLIAVRQSRTGSQLILKVAVRHRPTPATMPPTWPARISEFPANSVQREKSVVDNIKSPKNVSSPKQGAAVRAQQVEPIAPVPEPATQEQTFEKSVAKLEEDLRQRILENGDNSAVSPELKDKLRKVVAGHSRGLTIHDLPLEYKNMYGEDLPMAQCGFLSVTEMVSTLSDTFDLQPGLEQGAKHLLIMEVKHNGPDPAFSQSEGGPCAESLNPSSQGYYSTCSKSAWERNDEGNETTESSESNVEIRITNKTVHQMEPIFPVAVVGYADAHAVPLDALRCQRLKPPTRRKERELVPVLVEHTGSPGHFSVRFSVNQEAWTLENMMFEMRNCYTFPEVTERYRLPDAYVRPGQVCCVSPGYMWFYRVVIHQVLSTTQVEVYYVDFGDLATVDRSGLRFLKSCYAELPAQAVPSVLVGVKPLKGIWTKDATSTFRKLCYDRTLVAAIHSYQEDILQLFLCDTHTEEDLYIHRALQAEGHGTACSPASTPIFWQFNPVTLYLREGQLEEVKEHLTNRTPSADVPRDHGLDCWPRQHPTTMLTDAVEKLQLSRGTDDLLDLPELELIDADPVGLETGVFDGRLASQCRVTRSCCSPSIQVVTAGPCGALMERQAAAFGYWDYGWTRRNGAGKDAPEPAREWQEESAAAGSASAASPVGLSAEGQLLSEHVQESERAQQPASSIHALSRDRASMCSGNWSHRPPASFMFPSSFNSPGHRLGPDTLFFSRASPLGRGPAIRMAAGT; translated from the exons ATGGCGCAGGACGAGCTCCTGTCCGGCCTGAAGAAGGACCTGCGCTCGCTGCTGGTGTCGGCGAAGCGCGGCCTGTCCCCGGAGCAGCTCCGCAGGGACTACCTGTGCATGCTGGGACAGGCCGTGCCCCTCAGGCGCCTCGGCTTCCGCAGCATGCTGGACATGGTGAAGCAAATGCCCGATGTCGTACAGCTGGACTACGCCGTGGATGGCAGCGTGTTGTTAAAAG CGATTGGAGATGAAACCACGAAAGGCATCGAAGAACTCGTCTCCAAGCAGCGTGACCGCAAATCCAGGTCCTCGGCAAGAAAGGGTGCCTCCCCTTCCGGTTACCCTTCTCGTCAACGCCCATTGGCGCTCCCTCGCtgtggccccgccccccccgcCATTCCTGCCCAGCTGCGCTCCCAGCTTAAACGGCTGCTGTTGCACGGTCCTGTGGGGCTGTCCGAGCTGGAGGCCCGCTACACCGCCTGCTTCGGAAGACCGCTCCAGGTCACGCACTACGGCTTCTACTCCATCGCCGAGATGCTGGCCGCTGCCTCGGACCTGATCGCTGTGAGGCAGAGTCGCACAGGCTCCCAGCTCATCCTGAAGGTGGCAGTTAGGCACAGACCCACCCCTGCTACCATGCCCCCAACGTGGCCTGCAAGGATATCAGAGTTCCCTGCCAATTCAG TTCAGAGAGAAAAGTCAGTGGTCGACAACATTAAAAGCCCCAAGAACGTGAGCAGTCCCAAGCAGGGTGCAGCCGTCCGAGCACAGCAAGTGGAACCCATAGCCCCTGTCCCAGAACCTGCAACGCAGGAGCAGACATTTGAAAAATCTGTTGCAAAG CTTGAAGAGGACCTCAGACAGAGGATTCTAGAGAACGGAGACAACAGCGCAGTCAGCCCGGAGCTGAAGGACAAGCTTCGCAAG GTTGTGGCTGGTCACAGTAGGGGACTGACCATTCACGACCTTCCGCTGGAGTACAAG AACATGTACGGGGAAGATTTACCCATGGCTCAGTGTGGCTTCCTCAGCGTGACTGAGATGGTCAGCACCCTCAGCGACACCTTCGACCTGCAGCCCGGACTCGAGCAGGGAGCCAAGCACTTACTAATCATGGAGGTCAAACACAACGGCCCTGACCCAG CCTTTTCCCAAAGTGAAGGCGGCCCGTGTGCAGAGTCGCTGAACCCTTCCAGCCAGGGCTACTACTCCACATGCTCCAAGTCAGCCTGGGAACGGAATGACGAAGGCAATGAGACCACGGAATCGTCGGAGTCCAACGTCGAGATCAGGATCACCAACAAGACCGTCCACCAG ATGGAGCCCATTTTCCCCGTGGCAGTGGTGGGCTATGCTGACGCCCATGCGGTGCCCCTGGACGCGCTGCGCTGTCAGCGGTTGAAGCCGCCCACCCGTAGGAAGGAGAGGGAGCTGGTGCCCGTTCTGGTAGAGCACACCGGCTCGCCCGGCCACTTCAGCGTTCGCTTCAGCGTGAACCAGGAGGCCTGGACTTTGGAGAACATGATGTTTGAAATGAG GAACTGTTACACCTTCCCCGAGGTGACGGAGCGCTACCGCCTCCCAGACGCGTATGTGCGACCTGGCCAGGTGTGTTGCGTGTCCCCCGGGTACATGTGGTTCTACCGGGTGGTGATCCACCAGGTCCTCAGCACCACCCAGGTGGAGGTGTACTACGTGGACTTCGGAGACCTCGCCACTGTCGACAGGAGCGGCCTGCGATTCCTCAA GTCATGCTATGCTGAGCTCCCTGCACAAGCAGTTCCATCTGTGCTTGTTGGAGTCAAGCCTCTCAAG GGCATTTGGACCAAGGACGCAACAAGCACTTTCCGGAAGTTGTGCTATGACCGCACCCTAGTGGCCGCAATCCACAGCTACCAGGAGGACATCCTGCAGCTCTTTCTGTGTGATACCCACACAGAAGAGGACCTCTACATCCACAGGGCCCTTCAGGCCGAGGGCCACGGCACGGCTTGCTCTCCTGCCAGCACGCCT atattttggCAATTCAACCCTGTGACCCTTTACCTCAGAGAAGGCCAGTTGGAGGAAGTAAAGGAACATCTCACAAACAGGACTCCTTCCGCGGACGTCCCACGCGACCATGGTCTGGATTGCTGGCCCCGGCAGCACCCCACCACA ATGCTCACGGACGCGGTGGAGAAGCTCCAGCTCAGCAGAGGAACAGATGACCTCCTGGACCTTCCCGAACTGGAGTTAATTGATGCAGATCCGGTGGGGCTCGAAACTGGAGTGTTTGACGGCCGTCTCGCATCGCAGTGCCGGGTGACGCGCTCGTGCTGCTCTCCGTCCATCCAGGTTGTAACGGCGGGCCCTTGTGGGGCGCTGATGGAAAGGCAGGCGGCCGCTTTTGGTTACTGGGACTACGGATGGACTCGCCGAAACGGCGCCGGCAAGGACGCGCCTGAACCTGCCCGCGAGTGGCAGGAGGAAAGTGCAGCA GCCGGGTCAGCGTCGGCGGCTTCGCCTGTCGGCCTGTCAGCGGAAGGTCAGCTGCTCAGTGAGCATGTGCAGGAGTCGGAGCGAGCCCAGCAGCCTGCATCCAGCATACATGCCCTCAGCCGTGACCGCGCAA GCATGTGTAGTGGGAACTGGTCCCACAGACCGCCCGCCAGCTTCATGTTCCCATCATCCTTCAACAGTCCTGGGCACAGACTGGGCCCTGACACCCTCTTCTTCAGCCGTGCCTCCCCGCTGGGCCGGGGCCCCGCCATCCGCATGGCCGCTGGCACATAA